Proteins encoded together in one Dechloromonas sp. HYN0024 window:
- a CDS encoding flagellar hook assembly protein FlgD, translating into MSNTISNATVNSVMQQLSENKSSTTSAADQLGDRFMTMLVTQMQNQDPLNPMDNAEITSQLAQINTVKGIDSLNSTLQKLLSSYSDALSMQSSSLVGKNVLAAGNSLPLVDQGAIGGLKLDGDADKVSILISDANGVKVAQQELGAQKAGVIDFAWDGKDANGTRVANGNYQFSVQATQGGNKVGATALEVGTVSALVRGQNGFQLEIPGTGLVDFNAVQQIY; encoded by the coding sequence ATGAGTAACACGATCAGTAATGCCACCGTCAATTCGGTCATGCAGCAGCTTTCCGAGAACAAGTCCTCGACGACCAGTGCGGCCGATCAGCTGGGTGATCGCTTCATGACCATGCTGGTGACGCAGATGCAGAACCAGGACCCGCTCAATCCCATGGATAACGCGGAAATCACCAGTCAACTGGCACAGATCAATACGGTCAAGGGCATCGACAGCCTCAATAGCACGCTGCAGAAGCTGCTGTCATCCTACAGCGATGCGCTGTCCATGCAGTCCTCGTCGCTAGTCGGCAAAAATGTCCTTGCCGCCGGCAATTCTCTCCCCCTGGTCGATCAGGGGGCCATTGGCGGCCTCAAGCTCGATGGTGACGCCGACAAGGTCAGCATCCTGATCAGCGATGCCAATGGCGTCAAGGTGGCGCAGCAGGAGCTCGGTGCGCAAAAGGCCGGGGTTATCGATTTCGCCTGGGATGGCAAGGATGCCAATGGAACGCGCGTGGCCAACGGCAATTACCAGTTCTCCGTGCAGGCGACCCAGGGAGGCAACAAGGTCGGGGCGACCGCCCTTGAGGTTGGCACGGTATCTGCTCTCGTTAGAGGACAGAACGGCTTCCAGCTTGAAATCCCCGGCACTGGCCTGGTTGATTTCAACGCGGTCCAGCAGATTTATTGA
- the flgE gene encoding flagellar hook protein FlgE, which translates to MAFQQGLSGLASSSKALDVAGNNIANASTVGFKSSATHFADVYGASLQGGGGSQIGIGSTLSGVLQQYTQGNITATNNPLDIAINGTGFFGMSQNGSTSYTRNGQFHLDKNGLIVNDQNRSLLGVLADPTGAIPQQPPTDQLKVDFVTGTPNPTSTASVTANLDSRQTPPVLTTFDPTQPTSFNSSTAMTVYDSLGNPHTLSYYFVKTSTANEWSQYTRLDGNLPVGMTAATEVPDRLVFSPTGVLTASYFQGSATATTIPGVLPNKQFAVTTGATTPLTFAINIPTMTQFGSPFAVNDLTQNGFAPGNLAGISVSKDGIVQARYDNGQVRNIGQVALFNFRNPNGLTSIGNNQWTETGDSGQPTPGNPNTGIFGVLQASAVEESNVDLTAELVNLIVQQRNYQASAQSIKTQDQILQTLVNIR; encoded by the coding sequence ATGGCATTCCAACAAGGTTTGAGCGGCCTGGCTTCTTCCTCCAAGGCACTTGACGTCGCCGGCAACAATATTGCCAACGCCTCGACGGTCGGTTTCAAGTCCTCGGCGACCCACTTCGCTGACGTTTATGGCGCTTCCCTGCAGGGCGGCGGCGGCTCGCAGATCGGTATCGGTAGTACGTTGAGTGGCGTGCTGCAGCAATACACGCAGGGCAATATCACGGCAACCAACAACCCGCTTGATATCGCCATCAACGGCACCGGGTTCTTCGGCATGTCCCAGAACGGTAGCACCAGCTACACCCGGAACGGCCAGTTCCACCTCGACAAAAACGGCCTCATCGTCAATGACCAGAACCGCAGCCTGCTCGGCGTTCTGGCCGATCCGACCGGCGCTATTCCGCAGCAGCCGCCAACCGATCAGCTGAAAGTTGATTTTGTCACCGGTACGCCGAACCCGACCTCGACCGCTTCGGTCACGGCTAATCTGGATTCACGGCAGACGCCGCCTGTCCTGACTACATTCGATCCGACCCAGCCGACCAGCTTTAATAGTTCGACGGCGATGACGGTGTACGACTCTCTGGGCAATCCGCATACGCTGTCCTACTATTTTGTAAAGACGTCGACGGCCAATGAATGGAGTCAATACACCCGTCTTGATGGCAATCTGCCCGTCGGTATGACCGCGGCGACGGAAGTCCCGGATCGACTGGTGTTCTCGCCGACTGGCGTGCTGACCGCCTCCTATTTTCAGGGGTCGGCGACGGCTACGACCATCCCGGGTGTTTTGCCCAACAAACAGTTTGCGGTGACGACAGGTGCTACGACGCCCCTGACATTCGCCATCAATATCCCGACCATGACGCAGTTCGGCAGTCCGTTCGCCGTTAATGACCTGACCCAGAACGGCTTCGCGCCGGGTAACCTGGCTGGTATCAGCGTCTCCAAGGACGGTATTGTCCAGGCCCGCTACGACAATGGTCAGGTGCGCAATATCGGCCAGGTGGCGCTGTTCAATTTCCGCAACCCGAACGGTCTGACCTCCATCGGCAACAATCAATGGACGGAAACCGGCGACTCGGGTCAGCCGACACCCGGCAACCCGAATACCGGTATTTTCGGCGTACTGCAGGCCTCCGCCGTCGAAGAGTCGAACGTCGATCTGACCGCTGAACTGGTCAATCTGATCGTCCAGCAGCGTAATTATCAGGCCAGTGCCCAGTCGATCAAGACGCAGGACCAGATTCTCCAGACCCTGGTCAACATCCGCTAA
- the flhF gene encoding flagellar biosynthesis protein FlhF: protein MNVRKFIAATARDALRKVKETLGNDAIILSNRGVPGGVEIMAVAARDMAMIVPTQVQDAPRPERKQPESHADDDYRVVLSSARARISQPPQPTVVPSSSSAQHQVAQPRPVATSVNAGIPRTGALRQMDSGRPVQASAGAPRVAPIAPPAASTAGPASAARRPEAEVVPMEVMDEIRSLRKLVEQHMAGFAWGESARSEPVKTEILRQMLDAGFSPQFSRDMLADLPREMNAQEAMAWVKGAADRSLLTIGQENDIVDRGGVYALVGPTGVGKTTTTAKLAARCVLRHGPSKVALVTTDGYRIGAHEQLRIYGRILGVSVHLVKDANELRQTLAELQHKHMVLIDTMGMSQRDKLVPELTDMLAGCDVQRLLLLNSTSRGDTLDDVVRAYAGETLAGCILTKIDEAASLATVLDVIMRHGLKLQYVSNGQRVPEDLHLPNRGYLLHRAFKDVPESSPHRLDGVESGLMMANAGMVAVGGSRG, encoded by the coding sequence ATGAACGTCAGAAAATTCATCGCCGCAACCGCCAGGGATGCCCTGCGCAAGGTCAAGGAAACGCTCGGCAACGATGCGATTATACTGTCCAATCGCGGCGTGCCGGGTGGGGTCGAGATCATGGCCGTGGCGGCCCGCGACATGGCGATGATCGTGCCGACTCAGGTTCAGGACGCGCCAAGGCCGGAGCGTAAGCAGCCGGAAAGTCATGCCGACGACGACTACCGTGTGGTGCTCAGTTCGGCCCGGGCGAGAATTTCCCAGCCTCCGCAACCAACCGTGGTGCCTTCGTCCTCATCGGCGCAGCATCAGGTAGCTCAACCAAGGCCTGTGGCCACTTCGGTCAATGCAGGCATTCCGAGGACCGGCGCGTTGCGGCAGATGGATAGCGGGCGTCCGGTGCAAGCCTCGGCGGGTGCCCCCCGCGTTGCCCCGATTGCGCCGCCGGCGGCATCAACAGCTGGCCCGGCCAGTGCTGCACGTCGTCCGGAGGCTGAAGTGGTGCCGATGGAAGTCATGGATGAAATCCGCTCGCTGCGCAAACTGGTCGAGCAGCATATGGCTGGTTTTGCCTGGGGTGAATCTGCCCGTTCCGAGCCGGTCAAGACAGAAATTCTCCGGCAGATGCTCGACGCCGGATTCTCCCCGCAGTTTTCCCGTGACATGCTGGCCGATCTGCCGCGTGAAATGAATGCTCAGGAGGCGATGGCCTGGGTCAAGGGGGCGGCTGACCGCTCGCTTCTCACTATCGGCCAGGAAAACGACATCGTCGATCGCGGCGGCGTTTATGCCCTGGTTGGCCCGACCGGTGTCGGCAAGACAACGACCACGGCCAAGCTGGCGGCCCGCTGTGTGTTGCGCCACGGCCCCAGCAAGGTGGCGCTGGTGACCACCGATGGCTACCGTATTGGTGCCCATGAGCAACTGCGTATCTACGGCCGTATCCTCGGGGTTTCGGTGCATCTGGTGAAGGACGCCAACGAACTGCGCCAGACCCTGGCAGAACTTCAGCACAAGCATATGGTGCTGATCGATACCATGGGCATGAGCCAGCGCGACAAGCTGGTGCCGGAATTGACCGACATGCTGGCTGGCTGTGATGTGCAGCGCCTGCTCCTGCTCAACTCGACTTCACGTGGCGACACGCTCGATGACGTTGTCCGCGCCTATGCAGGAGAGACGCTGGCCGGTTGCATCCTGACCAAGATTGATGAGGCCGCCAGCCTGGCAACGGTGCTCGATGTCATCATGCGGCACGGCCTGAAGCTGCAATATGTCTCGAACGGGCAGCGCGTGCCGGAAGATCTGCATCTGCCGAATCGTGGTTATCTGTTGCATCGTGCCTTCAAGGATGTCCCGGAAAGCTCGCCGCACCGTCTCGACGGCGTCGAATCCGGCTTGATGATGGCAAATGCCGGCATGGTGGCGGTCGGAGGCAGTCGTGGCTGA
- the flgF gene encoding flagellar basal-body rod protein FlgF: MDRLIYTAMTGAKHVFMQQAGTANNLANASTVGFKAQEHRFRAVPVLGEGMPTRAFVVDASVSDVFSEGPVMFTGRNLDVSVQGRGWLAVQMPDGSEAYTRAGSLDVDVTGVLQTKSGYPVVGDGGPITIPPDNNIEIGPDGTISVVPSFGTPNNANAIGRLKLVNPPEADLVRGTEGLFRLRSGQPAEVDATVRVASGTLEGSNVNVTDAMVNLISLSRQFEMQIKMLQTADTNAQRADQLLSLNS; the protein is encoded by the coding sequence ATGGATCGTCTGATCTACACCGCAATGACCGGCGCCAAGCATGTATTCATGCAGCAGGCTGGCACGGCCAATAATCTGGCCAATGCCAGTACTGTCGGTTTCAAGGCGCAGGAGCATCGCTTCCGTGCCGTGCCGGTCCTTGGTGAAGGGATGCCGACCCGGGCATTTGTCGTCGATGCATCGGTCAGCGATGTGTTCAGCGAAGGCCCCGTGATGTTTACCGGCCGCAACCTCGATGTGTCAGTTCAGGGGCGTGGCTGGCTGGCGGTACAGATGCCCGATGGCAGCGAGGCTTACACGCGGGCTGGCAGTCTGGACGTCGATGTGACCGGTGTGTTGCAGACCAAGAGCGGCTACCCGGTGGTTGGCGATGGTGGTCCGATCACCATCCCGCCCGACAACAACATTGAAATCGGCCCGGATGGCACGATTTCCGTGGTCCCCAGTTTTGGTACGCCGAACAATGCCAACGCGATTGGCCGCCTGAAACTGGTCAATCCGCCCGAAGCCGATCTGGTGCGCGGCACCGAAGGCCTGTTCCGGCTGCGCAGCGGCCAGCCGGCCGAGGTGGATGCGACGGTACGGGTTGCTTCCGGCACGCTGGAAGGCAGCAACGTCAATGTGACAGATGCAATGGTCAATCTGATCAGTCTTTCGCGCCAGTTCGAAATGCAGATCAAGATGCTGCAAACCGCTGATACCAACGCCCAGCGCGCTGATCAGTTGCTTTCACTGAATTCCTGA
- a CDS encoding RNA polymerase sigma factor FliA: MYTAAGQPDRDQLVQRFMPLVKRIAYHLMARLPPSVQFDDLVQNGMLGLLDAIDRYQEGFGAQFETYASQRIRGSMLDGLRENDWLPRNLRRELRRIETTINQLEHEHGRAPSEQELADALGMTLAEYQRTLQDARGHQIVYFEDFSGSDDEDFLERHFTDNDADPVSILEDRGVKEQLVQAISLLPEREKLMMALYYEQDLNFREIGEVMGVTESRVCQLHTQAIARLRSRIVPEVPAAMKRRKEKAGG, from the coding sequence ATGTATACCGCTGCCGGGCAGCCTGACAGGGACCAGCTGGTTCAGCGCTTCATGCCGCTGGTGAAGCGTATCGCCTATCACCTGATGGCCCGGCTGCCGCCCAGTGTCCAGTTTGATGATCTTGTCCAGAACGGGATGCTTGGTTTGCTGGATGCCATCGACCGCTATCAGGAGGGTTTCGGCGCGCAGTTTGAAACCTATGCCAGCCAGCGGATTCGCGGTTCCATGCTCGATGGCTTGCGGGAAAACGACTGGTTGCCACGGAATTTGCGGCGGGAGTTGCGGCGCATTGAAACAACCATCAACCAGCTTGAGCACGAACATGGCCGGGCGCCATCCGAGCAGGAACTGGCTGACGCGCTGGGCATGACACTGGCTGAGTATCAGCGGACGCTGCAGGATGCACGTGGCCACCAGATCGTATATTTTGAGGACTTTTCCGGTTCGGATGACGAGGACTTTCTCGAACGCCACTTTACGGATAATGATGCCGACCCGGTGAGCATTCTTGAAGATCGCGGCGTCAAGGAGCAATTGGTGCAGGCTATCAGCCTGCTGCCGGAGCGTGAAAAACTGATGATGGCTTTGTACTATGAGCAGGATCTGAATTTCCGGGAGATCGGGGAAGTCATGGGCGTCACCGAGTCGCGGGTCTGCCAGTTGCATACCCAGGCTATCGCCCGCCTGCGTAGCCGTATCGTCCCGGAAGTTCCCGCTGCCATGAAACGTCGCAAGGAGAAGGCCGGTGGATAA
- a CDS encoding flagella synthesis protein FlgN produces the protein MTALAALLKNEAALVVRFRDTLLREQEILRSGTSEELADINTEKLALAESLNGAGAERARALSAGNDNVIDMQVWFSAHPREAESIKLWDGLLKVAREAREINEVNGNLINALHQKASDALSILTRSEAEQSLYSRDGQSAPSTGSRIIDSA, from the coding sequence ATGACCGCGCTGGCCGCACTGCTGAAGAACGAGGCAGCACTGGTTGTCCGCTTCCGCGATACCTTGCTGCGCGAACAGGAGATTCTGCGCTCTGGCACCAGTGAAGAACTGGCCGATATAAACACCGAAAAACTTGCTTTGGCAGAAAGCCTCAATGGTGCCGGCGCAGAACGCGCCCGCGCCCTTTCTGCTGGCAACGACAACGTTATCGACATGCAGGTCTGGTTTTCAGCACACCCAAGGGAAGCCGAGTCGATAAAGCTCTGGGACGGCCTTCTTAAAGTGGCTCGCGAAGCGCGTGAAATAAACGAAGTCAATGGCAACCTGATCAACGCATTGCACCAGAAAGCCAGCGATGCGCTGTCCATCCTTACCCGCAGCGAGGCGGAGCAATCCCTCTACAGCCGCGACGGTCAATCCGCACCCAGCACCGGCAGTCGAATCATCGATTCGGCCTGA
- the flgA gene encoding flagellar basal body P-ring formation chaperone FlgA gives MLRAIENWQADQGTIGQNTPMLLRFLVLFFLLTHSWLTLAADSATIVDTAEQHIRLQMKNLAGKATITMGQFDASRLAPCSVLEAFTPPGSKIVGRTTIGVRCLSPNSWTVLVPAQIAVAGNYVTTSRALIAGQVIGEADLVTLSGDISHLATGVASDPASVVGKTLRNSLGAGQTIRMDQLVAPIVIRAGQTVRVISKGNGFAVSAEGKAINNATLGQSTQIRMNSGQTISGTARADGSVEIEF, from the coding sequence ATGCTTCGTGCCATCGAAAATTGGCAGGCAGATCAGGGCACTATCGGGCAAAATACGCCCATGCTCCTGCGCTTTCTTGTCCTGTTTTTTCTGCTAACCCATAGCTGGCTTACCCTTGCCGCTGACTCGGCAACGATTGTCGACACGGCAGAGCAACACATCCGCCTGCAAATGAAAAACCTTGCCGGCAAAGCAACTATCACCATGGGCCAGTTCGACGCCAGCCGGCTCGCCCCCTGCTCAGTCCTTGAAGCATTCACCCCGCCAGGCAGCAAGATCGTTGGCCGCACCACCATTGGCGTCCGCTGCCTGTCACCCAATAGCTGGACCGTTCTCGTACCGGCTCAAATTGCCGTAGCCGGCAACTATGTCACGACCAGCCGAGCATTAATTGCCGGTCAGGTCATCGGCGAGGCCGATCTGGTCACCCTCAGTGGCGATATCTCACACCTGGCGACCGGTGTTGCCAGCGACCCGGCCAGTGTCGTTGGCAAAACCCTGCGCAACTCGCTGGGGGCCGGCCAGACCATTCGCATGGATCAACTCGTTGCGCCGATTGTCATCCGCGCCGGCCAGACCGTTCGGGTGATCTCGAAAGGCAATGGATTTGCTGTCAGCGCAGAGGGAAAAGCCATCAACAACGCAACCCTCGGTCAATCTACCCAGATTCGGATGAACTCCGGCCAGACAATATCTGGCACGGCGCGTGCTGACGGCAGTGTGGAAATCGAATTTTGA
- the flgM gene encoding flagellar biosynthesis anti-sigma factor FlgM yields MKIDSTYKPGPTPTAPRPAARPAHEAAAAGESVSLSQLAGAMQSTDKPPVNAARIQEIKDAISQGRFKVNPEAIADGLIQSARDLLDSQRKA; encoded by the coding sequence ATGAAAATCGACAGCACCTACAAGCCAGGCCCGACCCCGACGGCACCCCGTCCTGCCGCGCGTCCTGCACACGAAGCCGCCGCCGCTGGCGAATCGGTCAGCCTGAGCCAACTTGCCGGCGCCATGCAAAGCACCGACAAGCCGCCGGTCAATGCCGCGCGCATTCAGGAAATCAAGGATGCCATCTCGCAAGGTCGTTTCAAGGTCAACCCTGAAGCGATTGCCGACGGACTGATCCAGTCGGCCCGTGACCTGCTCGACTCCCAGCGCAAGGCTTGA
- the flgB gene encoding flagellar basal body rod protein FlgB yields MADITQNFSVLSKALDLRSQRHQVLASNIANADTPNYKSRDIDFKSAMQSALAGRSDAGSLAMMATAGGHLSGNGTSSPGFLQYRSETQSAVDGNTVDMDVERAQITDNALQYQILTQLISNKFQGLRSAMASSQS; encoded by the coding sequence ATGGCAGACATTACTCAAAATTTTTCGGTACTCAGCAAGGCACTCGACCTGCGGTCGCAGCGCCATCAGGTGCTGGCGTCCAATATCGCCAATGCTGATACGCCAAACTACAAGTCGCGTGACATCGATTTCAAGTCGGCCATGCAAAGTGCACTGGCAGGTCGGTCCGACGCCGGCAGCCTGGCCATGATGGCCACTGCCGGGGGGCATCTGTCCGGAAATGGTACGAGCAGCCCGGGCTTCCTCCAATATCGCAGCGAGACCCAGTCGGCCGTTGATGGCAATACGGTCGATATGGATGTCGAGCGTGCCCAGATTACTGACAACGCACTGCAGTACCAGATTCTTACCCAGTTGATCAGCAACAAATTCCAGGGGCTACGCAGTGCGATGGCCTCGTCGCAAAGCTAA
- the flgC gene encoding flagellar basal body rod protein FlgC: MSLFNVFQVSSSAMTAQSMRLNAVASNLANADSIVSSDGKPYRAKQVVFEATPMGGAGDIAKGVRVRQVVEDASPPRIVYDPRNPAADEKGYVSFPNVNVVEEMTNMISASRSYQTNVEVMNTAKTMMLRTLQIGQ; encoded by the coding sequence ATGAGCCTGTTTAACGTCTTTCAGGTGTCCTCGAGCGCAATGACGGCGCAGTCAATGCGCCTCAACGCTGTGGCTTCCAATCTGGCCAATGCCGACAGTATCGTCTCGTCGGACGGCAAGCCTTACCGGGCCAAGCAGGTGGTGTTCGAGGCAACGCCGATGGGTGGGGCGGGTGACATCGCCAAAGGCGTTCGCGTCCGTCAGGTCGTTGAAGACGCCTCGCCGCCCCGCATCGTGTACGACCCAAGGAATCCGGCAGCCGATGAAAAGGGCTACGTGTCCTTCCCCAACGTCAATGTGGTCGAGGAAATGACCAACATGATTTCCGCCTCGCGCTCGTACCAGACGAACGTCGAGGTCATGAACACCGCCAAGACCATGATGCTGCGCACCTTGCAGATCGGTCAATAA
- a CDS encoding flagellar motor protein, whose protein sequence is MDKISLAGLAISVIAILGGQFLEGGSIGSLVQPTALLIVLGGTLGAVLLQSPLHIFKRGMMMAKWVWLPPVIEQKRQIELIMNWSQMSRREGLLALENFIPGIKDEFSRKGLQLLVDGADPERIRELLEVEIGTFEEEWRQSAKIWDAAGGYSPTIGILGAVMGLIHVMENLSDPTKLGGGIAVAFVATIYGVGLANLVYLPVAAKLKYYVTRMVASREMLVDGLVGIAVGDNPRIIEGRLKGYLH, encoded by the coding sequence GTGGATAAGATCAGTCTTGCCGGTCTGGCAATCAGCGTTATTGCCATTCTGGGTGGCCAGTTTCTCGAAGGAGGGAGCATTGGCTCGCTGGTCCAGCCGACAGCCCTCCTGATTGTCCTCGGTGGCACGCTGGGTGCAGTCCTGCTGCAGAGTCCGCTGCATATCTTCAAGCGCGGCATGATGATGGCCAAATGGGTGTGGCTCCCCCCGGTCATTGAGCAGAAGCGCCAGATCGAGCTGATCATGAACTGGAGCCAGATGTCCCGGCGTGAAGGCCTGCTGGCCCTGGAGAATTTTATTCCGGGTATCAAGGATGAGTTCTCCCGCAAGGGCCTGCAACTTCTGGTCGATGGCGCCGATCCGGAACGCATCCGCGAGTTGCTGGAAGTGGAGATCGGTACCTTCGAAGAGGAGTGGCGTCAGTCGGCCAAGATATGGGATGCCGCCGGCGGCTATTCGCCGACCATCGGTATTCTCGGGGCGGTCATGGGGCTCATCCATGTCATGGAAAATCTCTCCGATCCGACCAAACTGGGGGGTGGTATTGCCGTCGCCTTTGTGGCAACGATCTATGGCGTCGGTCTGGCCAATCTGGTTTATTTGCCGGTGGCAGCCAAACTCAAGTACTACGTAACGCGCATGGTGGCCTCGCGCGAAATGCTGGTCGATGGCCTGGTCGGCATCGCAGTTGGCGACAATCCGCGCATCATCGAAGGGCGCCTCAAGGGCTATCTCCACTGA
- a CDS encoding cellulose synthase operon protein YhjQ/BcsQ has product MADFHVDQAAGLRRLLGGAQQLQVVTFVAGCDGVGRSVAVANIAVALARLGKEVLIIDEHAAGDDIAAAFGMAARHDLLNVVQRQMPLSQVLLQPMLGLRVLPAALAARKLGRLSLAQQQTLLDAMSGLERPIDVILVDASMAHPNGFSPFGLVAQEAVVVLSGSSASITEAYSLIKKVSHAFSRKHFRILVNKVRSQSDARSIFDNIAQVAAQRGVARLDYAGAIPLDESLRQSAQLCRPVLVQAPDSAAAAAFRDIASDMLYWQRSECEAAGVGQFMQQLLHLSQRITPNVLRA; this is encoded by the coding sequence GTGGCTGATTTTCATGTTGATCAGGCGGCCGGATTGCGTCGCCTGCTGGGTGGTGCCCAGCAATTGCAGGTGGTGACGTTTGTCGCCGGATGTGACGGTGTCGGGCGTAGCGTGGCGGTGGCCAACATTGCCGTGGCGCTGGCCCGGCTGGGCAAGGAAGTCCTGATCATCGACGAACATGCTGCCGGTGACGATATTGCCGCGGCCTTCGGCATGGCGGCCCGCCATGACCTCCTGAACGTGGTTCAGCGTCAAATGCCCTTGTCGCAGGTTCTGCTGCAGCCCATGCTTGGCCTGCGTGTCCTGCCGGCGGCGCTGGCGGCCCGCAAGCTCGGACGCCTGTCGCTGGCGCAGCAACAAACTTTGCTTGATGCCATGTCGGGGCTTGAGCGGCCGATTGATGTCATTCTGGTCGATGCCAGCATGGCTCACCCGAACGGATTTTCTCCCTTTGGTCTGGTCGCCCAGGAGGCTGTCGTCGTGCTTTCAGGTAGTAGCGCTTCGATCACCGAGGCCTATTCGCTCATCAAAAAAGTGAGCCATGCCTTCTCCCGCAAGCATTTCCGCATTCTGGTAAACAAGGTGCGCAGCCAATCGGATGCCCGCTCGATTTTCGACAATATCGCCCAGGTTGCAGCGCAGCGCGGTGTGGCGCGCCTTGACTATGCCGGCGCGATTCCCCTTGATGAATCGCTGCGTCAGTCGGCCCAACTCTGCCGGCCGGTTCTCGTCCAGGCACCAGATTCAGCTGCTGCTGCGGCATTCCGCGATATTGCTTCGGATATGCTGTACTGGCAGCGTAGCGAATGCGAAGCCGCCGGTGTCGGTCAATTCATGCAGCAACTGTTACACTTGAGCCAACGCATAACACCCAACGTATTAAGAGCCTGA
- the flgG gene encoding flagellar basal-body rod protein FlgG: MIRSLWIARTGLDAQQTQLDVIANNLANVGTNGYKRSRAVFEDLLYQNLRQPGAQSSQQSQIPTGLQLGAGARPVATARLYTQGNLQKTDNTLDVAVQGGGFFQILLPDGTTGYTRDGSFQKDNQGQIVTADGYPLQPNITIPANATSVSIGTDGTVTITQAGSAAATQIGSIQLATFINNGGLQAIGQNLFLETAASGTPTPNTPGTNGAGVTNQGYVETSNVNVAEELVTMIQTQRAYELNSKVVSVSDAMLGRLTQI; the protein is encoded by the coding sequence ATGATCCGTTCTCTGTGGATAGCACGCACCGGTCTCGATGCCCAGCAGACCCAGCTCGACGTCATCGCCAACAATCTGGCCAACGTCGGCACCAATGGTTACAAGCGTTCCCGGGCGGTTTTCGAGGATCTGCTGTATCAGAACCTGCGTCAGCCGGGTGCACAATCATCGCAGCAGTCGCAGATTCCGACCGGACTCCAACTCGGTGCCGGGGCGCGTCCGGTGGCAACGGCACGTTTGTATACTCAGGGCAATCTGCAGAAAACCGACAACACGCTGGATGTGGCGGTTCAGGGCGGTGGTTTCTTTCAGATATTGCTGCCGGATGGGACTACTGGCTACACGCGGGACGGCTCTTTCCAGAAAGACAATCAGGGGCAGATCGTGACGGCCGACGGTTATCCGTTGCAGCCGAACATCACCATTCCGGCCAACGCCACTTCCGTTTCCATCGGGACCGATGGCACCGTAACCATTACCCAGGCTGGATCAGCAGCGGCGACACAGATCGGCTCGATTCAGCTGGCGACCTTCATTAACAATGGCGGCTTGCAGGCAATTGGTCAGAACCTCTTCCTGGAAACCGCGGCGAGTGGCACGCCGACCCCCAATACGCCGGGAACCAACGGTGCTGGCGTGACCAACCAGGGCTATGTGGAAACCTCCAACGTCAATGTCGCCGAAGAACTGGTGACGATGATTCAGACCCAGCGGGCCTATGAGCTGAATTCCAAGGTGGTCTCGGTGTCCGACGCGATGCTCGGGCGTCTGACCCAGATTTGA
- the motD gene encoding flagellar motor protein MotD — protein sequence MARKRREEEHENHERWLVSYADFITLLFAFFVVMYAVSSVNEGKYKVLSSSLTNAFNNKTGEAGGQPVTVMAGAPPMPPRPIIKMDKVPETAKNEAKKAEQRQKMKSVADNIMDALQPLVASGKVRLLQTSRGVTIEIADSVLFAAGQARLQPASISAMSVISQVLASTDFPITIEGHTDNVPIATTQFPSNWELSAMRATTVLRLFNDGGVGAERLTAIGYGETRPVETNTTPEGRARNRRVAIMIDSNRPEEPTEINEAKTAPR from the coding sequence ATGGCCCGGAAACGTCGTGAAGAGGAGCATGAGAACCACGAACGGTGGTTGGTCTCCTACGCCGATTTCATCACCCTGCTGTTTGCCTTCTTTGTCGTCATGTATGCCGTATCGTCGGTCAATGAGGGCAAGTACAAGGTTCTGTCCAGTTCGCTGACCAATGCCTTCAACAACAAGACCGGCGAAGCCGGTGGGCAACCGGTGACGGTCATGGCCGGCGCGCCGCCGATGCCGCCCCGGCCCATCATCAAAATGGACAAAGTGCCGGAGACGGCCAAGAACGAGGCAAAGAAGGCCGAACAACGGCAGAAGATGAAGAGTGTCGCCGACAACATTATGGATGCCCTGCAGCCGCTGGTCGCCTCGGGCAAGGTGCGCTTGTTGCAGACCAGTCGCGGCGTCACGATTGAAATCGCCGACAGCGTCCTCTTCGCCGCAGGACAGGCGCGCCTGCAACCGGCCTCGATCAGCGCCATGAGCGTTATTTCCCAGGTGTTGGCGAGCACCGATTTTCCGATCACCATCGAGGGACATACCGATAACGTGCCGATCGCCACCACGCAATTCCCGTCCAACTGGGAACTGTCGGCCATGCGGGCAACGACCGTACTCCGTTTGTTCAATGACGGTGGGGTGGGGGCTGAACGGCTGACGGCGATTGGTTATGGTGAAACGCGGCCGGTGGAAACCAATACGACACCCGAGGGGCGGGCGAGAAACCGCCGGGTGGCCATCATGATTGATTCAAATCGTCCGGAAGAGCCAACCGAGATCAACGAGGCGAAAACTGCTCCACGCTAG